Proteins co-encoded in one Cuculus canorus isolate bCucCan1 chromosome 22, bCucCan1.pri, whole genome shotgun sequence genomic window:
- the CD164L2 gene encoding CD164 sialomucin-like 2 protein isoform X1, giving the protein MAPALRCALICAFLCALPCAHGSAPTRAGGCSELRSCETCTTGIASHNATGCVWVGCGTPEEPEMGSCVQRGVAARETCVLYNTSALCRAALKSPTEEPPRSHSKEPATHSPKTTTTSVPLTGSPEFHPPGFDTASFIGGIVLVLSIQAVVFFIIKFIKSKDSTYQTLEDNQ; this is encoded by the exons ATGGCCCCGGCGCTGCGCTGCGCGCTGATCTGCGCGTTTCTCTGCGCGCTCCCTTGCGCGCACGGCTCCGCACCCACCCGCGCAG GAGGGTGCAGTGAGCTGAGGTCCTGCGAGACATGCACGACCGGCATCGCCTCGCACAACGCCACCGGCTGCGTCTGGGTGGGCTGCGGGACCCCCGAGGAGCCAG AGATGGGAAGCTGCGTGCAGAGAGGAGTGGCAGCGCGGGAGACCTGTGTGCTCTACAACACCAGCGCCCTGTGTCGAG cagccctcAAGTCCCCCACCGAAGAGCCTCCGCGGTCCCATAGCAAGGAGCCAGCGACGCATTCCCCAA agaccaccaccaccagcGTCCCACTGACGGGCAGCCCTGAATTTCACCCGCCCGGTTTCGACACGGCGAGCTTCATCGGCGGCATCGTGCTGGTGCTGAGCATCCAAGCCGTGGTCTTCTTCATCATCAAGTTCATCAAGTCGAAGGACAGCACCTACCAAACGCT AGAGGACAACCAGTAG
- the CD164L2 gene encoding CD164 sialomucin-like 2 protein isoform X2, whose protein sequence is MAPALRCALICAFLCALPCAHGSAPTRAGGCSELRSCETCTTGIASHNATGCVWVGCGTPEEPEMGSCVQRGVAARETCVLYNTSALCRALKSPTEEPPRSHSKEPATHSPKTTTTSVPLTGSPEFHPPGFDTASFIGGIVLVLSIQAVVFFIIKFIKSKDSTYQTLEDNQ, encoded by the exons ATGGCCCCGGCGCTGCGCTGCGCGCTGATCTGCGCGTTTCTCTGCGCGCTCCCTTGCGCGCACGGCTCCGCACCCACCCGCGCAG GAGGGTGCAGTGAGCTGAGGTCCTGCGAGACATGCACGACCGGCATCGCCTCGCACAACGCCACCGGCTGCGTCTGGGTGGGCTGCGGGACCCCCGAGGAGCCAG AGATGGGAAGCTGCGTGCAGAGAGGAGTGGCAGCGCGGGAGACCTGTGTGCTCTACAACACCAGCGCCCTGTGTCGAG ccctcAAGTCCCCCACCGAAGAGCCTCCGCGGTCCCATAGCAAGGAGCCAGCGACGCATTCCCCAA agaccaccaccaccagcGTCCCACTGACGGGCAGCCCTGAATTTCACCCGCCCGGTTTCGACACGGCGAGCTTCATCGGCGGCATCGTGCTGGTGCTGAGCATCCAAGCCGTGGTCTTCTTCATCATCAAGTTCATCAAGTCGAAGGACAGCACCTACCAAACGCT AGAGGACAACCAGTAG
- the CD164L2 gene encoding CD164 sialomucin-like 2 protein isoform X3, whose product MAPALRCALICAFLCALPCAHGSAPTRAGGCSELRSCETCTTGIASHNATGCVWVGCGTPEEPEMGSCVQRGVAARETCVLYNTSALCRAALKSPTEEPPRSHSKEPATHSPKTTTTSVPLTGSPEFHPPGFDTASFIGGIVLVLSIQAVVFFIIKFIKSKDSTYQTLI is encoded by the exons ATGGCCCCGGCGCTGCGCTGCGCGCTGATCTGCGCGTTTCTCTGCGCGCTCCCTTGCGCGCACGGCTCCGCACCCACCCGCGCAG GAGGGTGCAGTGAGCTGAGGTCCTGCGAGACATGCACGACCGGCATCGCCTCGCACAACGCCACCGGCTGCGTCTGGGTGGGCTGCGGGACCCCCGAGGAGCCAG AGATGGGAAGCTGCGTGCAGAGAGGAGTGGCAGCGCGGGAGACCTGTGTGCTCTACAACACCAGCGCCCTGTGTCGAG cagccctcAAGTCCCCCACCGAAGAGCCTCCGCGGTCCCATAGCAAGGAGCCAGCGACGCATTCCCCAA agaccaccaccaccagcGTCCCACTGACGGGCAGCCCTGAATTTCACCCGCCCGGTTTCGACACGGCGAGCTTCATCGGCGGCATCGTGCTGGTGCTGAGCATCCAAGCCGTGGTCTTCTTCATCATCAAGTTCATCAAGTCGAAGGACAGCACCTACCAAACGCT
- the GPR3 gene encoding G-protein coupled receptor 3 yields MMEEEPPNSGEGQQGWFSARNGSDSSLDLESMVEPLALNPWDVILCVSGTIISCENAIVVVVIFYSPAFRAPMFLLIGSLATADLLAGLGLILHFAFVYFIPSEAVSLLTVGLLVTSFTASVSSLLTITIDRYLSLYNALTYYSERTVTRTYIMLILTWGASICYGLLPVMGWNCLKEPSACSVVKPLMKNHLIILSVSFFMVFAVMLQLYVQICKLICRHAHQIAIQRHFLASSHYVTTRKGISTLAIILGTFASCWLPFAIYCLLGDESSPALYTYLTLLPATYNSMLNPIIYAFRNQEIQKVLWAVCCGCFSSTMPFRSRSPSDV; encoded by the coding sequence ATGATGGAAGAGGAGCCCCCCAACTCCGGTGAAGGCCAGCAGGGCTGGTTCTCGGCCAGGAATGGCAGCGACAGCTCCTTGGACCTGGAATCTATGGTGGAACCCCTCGCCTTGAACCCATGGGATGTCATCCTTTGCGTCTCCGGGACCATTATCTCCTGCGAGAATGCCATCGTGGTGGTGGTCATTTTCTACAGCCCGGCTTTCCGGGCTCCTATGTTCCTCCTCATCGGCAGCTTGGCCACGGCTGATCTCTTGGCCGGTTTGGGGTTGATCCTCCACTTTGCCTTTGTCTACTTCATCCCGTCGGAGGCAGTCAGCCTGCTCACGGTGGGGCTCCTGGTCACCTCCTTCACCGCCAGCGTCAGCAGCTTGCTGACCATCACCATCGATCGCTACCTGTCCCTCTACAACGCCCTGACCTACTACTCGGAGAGGACGGTCACCAGGACTTACATCATGTTGATCCTCACCTGGGGAGCTTCCATCTGCTACGGGCTCCTGCCCGTCATGGGCTGGAACTGCTTGAAGGAGCCCTCTGCTTGCAGCGTCGTCAAGCCCTTGATGAAGAACCACCTCATCATCCTCTCGGTCTCTTTCTTCATGGTCTTTGCGGTGATGCTCCAGCTCTACGTGCAGATCTGTAAGCTCATCTGCCGGCACGCCCACCAGATCGCCATCCAGAGACATTTTCTGGCCAGTTCCCACTATGTCACCACTCGGAAAGGCATCTCCACCTTGGCCATCATCCTGGGCACCTTCGCTTCGTGCTGGCTGCCCTTTGCCATCTACTGCCTCCTCGGGGATGAGAGCTCCCCGGCTCTCTACACCTACCTCACCCTCCTCCCGGCCACCTATAACTCCATGCTCAACCCCATCATTTACGCCTTTAGGAACCAGGAGATCCAGAAGGTGCTGTGGGCCGTGTGCTGCGggtgcttctcctccaccatgCCTTTCCGCTCCCGCTCGCCCAGCGACGTCTAA